In Ananas comosus cultivar F153 unplaced genomic scaffold, ASM154086v1, whole genome shotgun sequence, the following proteins share a genomic window:
- the LOC109704110 gene encoding receptor-like protein kinase 2: MQDHSLLLLAVWLLGHHGILTSGCFEIEREALLTFKASIIDTSNRLSSWAGRDCCSWWGVVCDNNTGHVLKLNLQNNYMYANWSDDSLRGEINPSLLVLSHLSRLDLSGNDFGGISIPKFIGSLKSLTHLDLSDSNFSGKIPEQLGNLSNLRYLDLSGSSFTCKTPLQLSNLSRLHTLGLIYAFASYNPCVDNLSWLSQLSSIRVLGLSMRGFDRKCNLMIYICPTLALQIVFLNVLDLSNNNLAGEIPPSIGSLSSLTLLHLNSNNFYGELPSELQHCNNLLFLDLSNNKLTGEIPRWIGENLQDLVILQLRSNIFVGEIPSELAQLVYLQFLDFAHNNLTGSIPRSFGNFSAMIYHTIHNYDGKRFSVDERTFTAFDYKNNLLVVIQGEEYQYSTTIYLLKIMDLSENNLSGQIPEEIVALALLRSLNLSRNHLTGMIPERLGDMHLLESLDLSLNELQGAIPQSLSALTFLSHLNLSYNNLSGRIPTGNQLSTLDNSSIYIGNAYLCGPPTEKNCTENETMPNVVGDDYDGSESAWLYLGMGLGFVTGFWSVCVTSLVNAQLGDRGHDVTSIWDRWMTKKGTQKPCAIISGLVACWWII, translated from the exons ATGCAGGACCATTCGTTACTTCTTCTCGCAGTATGGCTTTTAGGCCATCATGGTATCCTAACAAGCGGGTGCTTCGAGATCGAAAGGGAAGCGCTCCTTACGTTCAAAGCTAGTATTATCGATACGAGCAATCGCTTGTCTTCATGGGCCGGTCGAGATTGTTGCAGTTGGTGGGGAGTGGTATGCGACAACAACACCGGTCATGTTCTGAAGCTCAACCTTCAAAACAATTATATGTATGCCAATTGGTCAGATGATTCCTTACGTGGTGAGATCAATCCATCTTTACTTGTTTTAAGTCATTTAAGTCGCCTCGATCTTAGTGGGAATGATTTTGGTGGAATCTCTATTCCGAAATTTATCGGTTCATTAAAAAGCTTGACGCATCTTGATCTCTCCGATTCTAATTTCAGTGGTAAAATACCTGAACAACTTGGCAACCTATCTAATCTTCGCTATCTTGACCTCTCCGGATCAAGCTTCACTTGTAAAACACCTCTTCAGCTCAGTAATCTCTCTCGACTGCATACTCTTGGTTTGATTTACGCTTTTGCTTCCTACAACCCTTGTGTCGATAACCTTTCATGGCTCTCTCAGTTGTCTTCTATTAGGGTTCTCGGTTTAAGCATG CGTGGCTTCGATCGCAAATGCAACTTGATGATCTACATCTGTCCAACACTAGCATTGCAGATAGTATTCCTGAATG TTTTGGATTTGTCGAACAACAATCTTGCCGGCGAAATTCCTCCTTCAATTGGTTCGCTGAGCTCGCTCACATTATTGCACCTCAACAGTAACAACTTCTATGGAGAACTTCCTTCGGAATTGCAACATTGCAATAATTTACTTTTCCTTGACCTTAGCAACAATAAACTCACAGGAGAAATCCCAAGATGGATAGGTGAAAACTTGCAGGATCTAGTAATATTGCAGTTGAGGTCAAATATATTTGTGGGAGAAATTCCTTCGGAGCTTGCACAACTTGTTTACCTCCAATTCTTGGATTTTGCGCATAATAATTTGACAGGATCAATACCACGTTCTTTTGGTAATTTCAGCGCTATGATCTATCATACAATTCACAATTATGATGGAAAAAGATTTTCTGTTGACGAGAGGACCTTTACAGCTTTTGACTACAAGAATAACTTGCTTGTGGTAATACAAGGAGAAGAGTATCAATATTCTACCACCATCTATCTTCTCAAGATTATGGACCTCTCGGAAAACAATCTAAGCGGTCAAATCCCTGAAGAGATAGTTGCACTTGCGTTATTACGTAGTTTGAATTTATCAAGAAATCATCTAACTGGAATGATTCCGGAAAGGTTAGGTGACATGCACTTACTGGAATCACTGGACCTCTCACTAAATGAGCTTCAAGGTGCTATTCCACAAAGTTTGTCGGCTTTGACGTTTTTGAGCCACTTGAATTTGTCTTATAACAATTTGTCTGGAAGAATTCCAACAGGAAATCAATTGAGCACACTCGATAACTCCTCAATTTATATTGGCAATGCTTATCTTTGTGGACCTCCGACGGAAAAGAATTGTACTGAAAATGAAACAATGCCTAATGTCGTTGGAGACGACTATGATGGATCTGAGTCAGCATGGCTATACCTAGGCATGGGATTAGGGTTCGTCACTGGATTCTGGAGTGTTTGCG TGACGAGCTTGGTGAACGCCCAACTTGGAGATAGAGGGCATGATGTGACTTCGATCTGGGATAGATGGATGACGAAGAAGGGAACACAGAAGCCATGTGCTATTATTTCCGGGTTGGTAGCTTGCTGGTGGATTATCTAG